A genomic segment from Blastococcus sp. PRF04-17 encodes:
- a CDS encoding patatin-like phospholipase family protein, whose product MTRVGLVLGGGGVVGQAYHAGVLAVLEHDLGFDPRTADMIVGTSAGSITGTLLRLGVRAEDLAAWTVKAPLSDDGALLRRIAETPPPQLAPLNPLRMALRPMQLPNRHMIRRALIHPWRFRPLAAGMALMAPGQHDIVEQLAALREVEQPGWPASALWICAVRRRDGHRVVFGRPGSPTAPTHLAVAASCAVPGYFAPVQIGGRSYIDGGAHSPTNAALLRGTGLDVAIVVSPMSGPPGLRPDFYAASRRHSARLLQREVRALEAAGIRTVVFQPGPAEQAVMGDDMMSSERLDQVIQQAFLGAGARAAEPEVAEALRMAAEAA is encoded by the coding sequence ATGACGCGCGTCGGCCTGGTCCTGGGCGGCGGCGGAGTCGTCGGACAGGCGTACCACGCGGGCGTGCTGGCGGTCCTCGAGCACGACCTCGGGTTCGACCCACGCACCGCCGACATGATCGTCGGGACGTCGGCGGGCTCGATCACCGGCACGCTGCTGCGGCTCGGTGTCCGCGCCGAGGACCTCGCGGCGTGGACGGTGAAGGCGCCGCTGTCCGACGACGGTGCGCTGCTCCGGCGCATCGCCGAGACACCACCGCCGCAGCTGGCGCCGCTGAACCCGCTGCGCATGGCGCTGCGGCCGATGCAGCTGCCGAACCGGCACATGATCCGGCGGGCGCTGATCCATCCGTGGCGGTTCCGGCCACTGGCCGCGGGGATGGCCCTGATGGCCCCGGGGCAGCACGACATCGTCGAGCAGCTGGCCGCGTTGCGCGAGGTCGAGCAGCCGGGCTGGCCGGCGTCGGCGCTGTGGATCTGCGCCGTCCGCCGGCGGGACGGGCACCGGGTCGTCTTCGGCCGGCCCGGGTCGCCCACCGCCCCGACCCACCTGGCGGTGGCGGCGTCCTGCGCCGTCCCCGGGTACTTCGCCCCCGTCCAGATCGGCGGGCGCAGCTACATCGACGGAGGCGCGCACTCACCGACGAACGCGGCCCTGCTGCGGGGCACCGGGCTCGACGTCGCCATCGTGGTCTCGCCGATGAGCGGACCGCCCGGGCTGCGTCCCGACTTCTACGCGGCCAGCCGGCGGCACTCGGCGCGCCTGCTGCAGCGCGAGGTCCGGGCGCTGGAGGCCGCCGGGATCCGCACCGTGGTCTTCCAGCCGGGTCCGGCCGAGCAGGCCGTCATGGGCGACGACATGATGTCCAGCGAGCGGCTCGACCAGGTGATCCAGCAGGCCTTCCTGGGCGCCGGCGCGCGGGCCGCCGAGCCGGAGGTCGCCGAGGCGCTGCGGATGGCCGCCGAGGCGGCCTAG
- a CDS encoding zinc ribbon-containing protein — translation MAAHAGEKAQQTGDFYCAHCSGKVHVTQGDTIPLCPNGHETFETRRNEPGNKT, via the coding sequence ATGGCTGCCCACGCCGGCGAGAAGGCACAGCAGACGGGCGACTTCTACTGCGCCCACTGCTCGGGGAAGGTCCACGTCACGCAGGGCGACACGATCCCGCTGTGCCCCAACGGGCACGAGACGTTCGAGACCCGGCGCAACGAGCCGGGCAACAAGACGTGA
- a CDS encoding DUF1330 domain-containing protein: MAVDPRGADLKRFLQEDPGGPVVMLNLLRFADGGRESYAQYARALSETFLPRYGGEVLYAGDGSTALVAEDGQAWDAVLLVRYPSREAFSAMVADPDYQEVTGLRTGALTEAVLQATTPW, from the coding sequence ATGGCTGTCGACCCCCGCGGAGCAGACCTCAAGCGCTTCCTCCAGGAGGACCCGGGCGGCCCGGTCGTGATGCTCAACCTGCTGCGCTTCGCCGACGGCGGCCGTGAGTCGTACGCGCAGTACGCCCGGGCGCTCTCCGAGACGTTCCTCCCCCGGTACGGCGGCGAGGTGCTCTACGCCGGCGACGGCTCGACGGCGCTGGTGGCCGAGGACGGTCAGGCGTGGGACGCCGTGCTGCTGGTGCGCTACCCCTCGCGCGAGGCCTTCAGCGCGATGGTGGCCGACCCCGACTACCAGGAGGTCACCGGCCTGCGGACCGGCGCGCTGACCGAGGCCGTGCTGCAGGCGACCACCCCCTGGTAG
- the mqo gene encoding malate dehydrogenase (quinone), whose product MTSERRPVPDSANPDVVLVGGGIMSATLAQLIGVVAPDWDVTVFESAPDVAGESSDAWNNAGTGHAALCELNYTPAAHDGRVDPGKALTINEQFQVSRQFWAHLVRGGMTGSPKEFITPVPHLGFVTGEDGRAYMRARHRALAAEPLFAGLEYTEDPAELAEWLPLMMTGRDPRQVVAATRSAAGTDVNFGALTRLMLDDVAERGVTLHCNQRVQDLAREADGRWAVTVRDTVTGELRTVRTRFVFVGAGGGALPLLQRAGIPEIRGFGGFPVSGQFLRATSPELVGRHQAKVYGQAAVGAPPMSVPHLDLRLIDGDHSLMFGPYAGFSPKFLKAGSMFDLPRSVKVNNLGSMLGVARTELALTRYLIGELLQSRADRHRTLTHFVPEAEQHDWELITAGQRVQVIKRDPATGRGVLQFGTELVVGGDGTIAGLLGASPGASTAVSAMLGLLEQCFPNRIPAWRPALQEAIPSYGRRLADDPALLAEVRADTMQVLELNG is encoded by the coding sequence GTGACTTCCGAGCGCAGGCCGGTACCTGACAGCGCGAACCCCGACGTGGTCCTGGTCGGCGGCGGCATCATGAGCGCCACGCTGGCCCAGCTGATCGGCGTCGTCGCCCCGGACTGGGACGTCACCGTCTTCGAGTCCGCGCCGGACGTGGCCGGCGAGAGCTCGGACGCCTGGAACAACGCCGGCACCGGTCACGCGGCCCTGTGCGAGCTCAACTACACGCCCGCCGCGCACGACGGCCGGGTGGACCCGGGCAAGGCGCTCACCATCAACGAGCAGTTCCAGGTCTCGCGACAGTTCTGGGCGCACCTGGTGCGCGGCGGCATGACCGGCTCGCCGAAGGAGTTCATCACCCCGGTTCCGCACCTGGGGTTCGTCACCGGTGAGGACGGCCGCGCCTACATGCGCGCCCGCCACCGGGCACTGGCCGCCGAGCCGCTGTTCGCCGGCCTGGAGTACACCGAGGACCCGGCCGAGCTCGCCGAGTGGCTGCCGCTGATGATGACCGGCCGGGACCCGCGCCAGGTCGTCGCCGCCACCCGGTCGGCGGCCGGCACCGACGTCAATTTCGGCGCGCTCACCCGCCTGATGCTCGACGACGTCGCCGAGCGCGGCGTCACGCTGCACTGCAACCAGCGCGTGCAGGACCTCGCCCGCGAAGCCGACGGCCGCTGGGCGGTCACCGTCCGGGACACCGTCACCGGCGAGCTGCGCACCGTCCGCACCCGCTTCGTGTTCGTCGGCGCCGGCGGCGGCGCGCTGCCCCTGCTGCAGAGGGCCGGCATCCCCGAGATCCGCGGGTTCGGCGGCTTCCCGGTCAGCGGCCAGTTCCTGCGCGCCACCTCGCCCGAGCTGGTCGGCCGCCACCAGGCCAAGGTCTACGGCCAGGCCGCCGTCGGCGCGCCCCCGATGTCGGTGCCGCACCTGGACCTGCGGCTGATCGACGGCGACCACTCCCTGATGTTCGGGCCGTACGCGGGCTTCTCCCCGAAGTTCCTCAAGGCCGGCTCGATGTTCGACCTGCCGCGGAGCGTGAAGGTCAACAATCTGGGCTCGATGCTCGGCGTGGCCCGGACCGAGCTCGCCCTGACCCGGTACCTGATCGGTGAGCTGCTGCAGTCCCGGGCCGACCGGCACCGGACGCTCACCCACTTCGTGCCCGAGGCCGAGCAGCACGACTGGGAGCTGATCACCGCCGGGCAACGGGTGCAGGTCATCAAGCGCGACCCGGCGACCGGCCGCGGCGTCCTGCAGTTCGGCACCGAGCTGGTCGTCGGCGGCGACGGCACGATCGCCGGACTGCTGGGGGCCTCCCCCGGCGCCTCGACCGCCGTGTCGGCGATGCTCGGCCTGCTCGAGCAGTGCTTCCCGAACCGCATCCCGGCGTGGCGCCCGGCGCTGCAGGAGGCCATCCCGTCCTACGGACGGCGCCTCGCCGACGACCCGGCGCTGCTGGCCGAGGTCCGCGCCGACACGATGCAGGTGCTCGAGCTCAACGGCTGA
- a CDS encoding alpha/beta fold hydrolase → MERTTSADGTAIAYDVTGEGPLVVVVGGAFNERATWTDLAEALAAEGFTAVSYDRRGRGASGDTEPYAVEREIEDLAAVIAAADPGGPVYAHGVSSGGALLFRALAAGVGVARASVLEVPYRIDGAPPAPDRYIETLTSYVEADDRDGLVEYFQTRVVGLPPHLVEQFKQDPMWPKLAALAPTLVHDGHVLGGNDHSFPAELLASIRVPVLAVTSTGTMSWMGGTSEAVAAAVPDGRAVRLEGGFHQVPPPALAPALAAFYREG, encoded by the coding sequence ATGGAGCGGACGACGTCGGCCGACGGGACGGCGATCGCGTACGACGTGACGGGCGAGGGGCCGCTCGTCGTCGTCGTCGGCGGGGCGTTCAACGAGCGGGCCACCTGGACCGACCTCGCCGAGGCGCTCGCCGCCGAGGGGTTCACCGCCGTCTCCTACGACCGGCGCGGGCGCGGCGCCAGCGGCGACACCGAGCCGTACGCCGTCGAACGCGAGATCGAGGACCTCGCCGCCGTGATCGCCGCCGCCGACCCGGGCGGCCCGGTCTACGCGCACGGGGTCTCCTCGGGCGGCGCGCTGCTCTTCCGCGCGCTGGCGGCCGGAGTCGGCGTGGCCCGCGCGTCGGTGCTCGAGGTGCCCTACCGGATCGACGGCGCCCCACCGGCGCCCGACCGGTACATCGAGACGCTCACCTCCTACGTCGAGGCCGACGACCGGGACGGTCTCGTCGAGTACTTCCAGACCCGCGTGGTCGGCCTGCCGCCGCACCTGGTCGAGCAGTTCAAGCAGGACCCGATGTGGCCGAAGCTGGCGGCCCTCGCGCCGACGCTCGTCCACGACGGCCACGTCCTGGGCGGGAACGACCACTCGTTCCCGGCCGAGCTGCTCGCGAGCATCCGTGTGCCGGTCCTGGCCGTGACCAGCACGGGGACGATGTCGTGGATGGGCGGGACGTCGGAGGCGGTCGCGGCGGCGGTGCCGGACGGCCGCGCCGTGCGGCTCGAGGGCGGCTTTCACCAGGTGCCCCCGCCGGCGCTCGCCCCGGCGCTGGCGGCGTTCTACCGGGAGGGCTGA
- a CDS encoding flavin-containing monooxygenase: MAVDGDPPVLVVGAGPAGLAVAASLRRRGVEALLVDRGTAVGDSWRGRYDRLHLHTPRVQSALPGLRIPRSAGRWVARDDMVRYLADYARHHGLRPRFGTEVRRLERDGDGWAADTGGTPIRARHVVLASGYNAEPVVPAWPGVDSFAGKLLHASEYANAAPFAGADVLVVGAGNTGAEIAADLAEGGAGRVHLAVRTPPNVIPRSIGPVPTTLLGISLDHSPAWLADPVNRLLQRRFVGDLTQYGLPAPRNGVVAQARATGVTPTIDVGLIEQLRAGRVTPVAAVESVDRSEVELADGTRLRPEVIIAATGYRRGLEPVVGHLGVLDGRGAPVVHGARTHPSAPGLRFVGLSNPLKGLLFQISLDARAAARAIARERQPSR; encoded by the coding sequence GTGGCGGTCGACGGAGATCCCCCGGTCCTCGTGGTCGGCGCCGGGCCTGCGGGCCTGGCGGTCGCCGCGTCGCTGCGCCGGCGCGGCGTGGAGGCGCTGCTGGTCGACCGCGGGACGGCAGTCGGCGACTCCTGGCGCGGTCGCTACGACCGGCTGCACCTGCACACTCCGCGGGTCCAGTCGGCGCTGCCCGGCCTGCGCATCCCCCGCAGTGCCGGCCGCTGGGTGGCCCGCGACGACATGGTGCGTTACCTCGCCGACTACGCCAGGCACCACGGCCTGCGGCCCCGGTTCGGCACCGAGGTGCGACGACTGGAGCGGGACGGCGACGGATGGGCGGCGGACACCGGCGGCACGCCGATCCGCGCGCGCCACGTCGTGCTGGCCTCCGGCTACAACGCCGAGCCGGTCGTGCCCGCCTGGCCGGGCGTGGACTCGTTCGCCGGAAAGCTGCTGCACGCGTCGGAGTACGCCAACGCGGCGCCGTTCGCCGGCGCGGACGTCCTCGTCGTCGGGGCAGGCAACACCGGCGCGGAGATCGCGGCCGACCTCGCCGAGGGCGGCGCCGGGCGGGTGCACCTGGCGGTGCGCACGCCGCCGAACGTCATCCCGCGCTCGATCGGGCCCGTGCCGACCACGCTGCTCGGCATCTCGCTCGACCACTCCCCCGCCTGGCTGGCCGACCCGGTCAACCGGCTGCTGCAGCGCCGCTTCGTGGGGGACCTGACGCAGTACGGGCTCCCGGCCCCCCGGAACGGGGTCGTCGCGCAGGCGCGCGCGACCGGCGTGACGCCCACCATCGACGTCGGCCTCATCGAGCAGCTGCGCGCCGGCCGGGTCACGCCGGTGGCCGCGGTCGAGTCCGTCGACCGCAGCGAGGTCGAGCTCGCCGACGGCACGCGGCTGAGGCCGGAGGTGATCATCGCGGCCACCGGCTACCGCCGCGGGCTCGAGCCGGTCGTCGGGCACCTCGGCGTCCTCGACGGGCGTGGCGCCCCCGTCGTGCACGGCGCCCGCACGCACCCGAGCGCGCCGGGTCTCCGGTTCGTCGGGCTGTCCAACCCGCTCAAGGGACTGCTCTTCCAGATCTCGCTGGACGCCCGGGCCGCCGCACGGGCGATCGCCCGCGAGCGTCAGCCCTCCCGGTAG
- a CDS encoding YihY/virulence factor BrkB family protein — protein sequence MAQTRADGTPTADEPGGGTPAEDATSPGSITARGWGRIVRRVLRRALDERLMLYSAGISFFALLSIAPVLVTAVSVYAAINTPQEALAQLSDVVRMLPEELRPLVEDQLTTITTASGQVLTVRGITGLVVALWTATTAATYLIDALTLAYHETETRRFLRRMGLGALFVLGGALLVGAVLAAADLVSEWVDAAPGPVRAAAPVLTWLVLGTVMAGALDVLYRFAPDRAQARWRWITPGGVVATLLWLGTSAALFAYVQTLGSYETTYGSLAGVAISMFWLWLTVFQVLLGAAVNAETERQTVRDSTVGPERPRGERGAVVADSAPPYPGDPS from the coding sequence ATGGCCCAGACCCGGGCGGACGGCACTCCGACGGCGGACGAGCCGGGGGGCGGCACGCCCGCGGAGGACGCGACGTCGCCGGGGAGCATCACGGCGAGGGGCTGGGGCCGGATAGTCCGCCGGGTCCTGCGGCGGGCGCTCGACGAGCGGCTGATGCTCTACAGCGCCGGCATCTCCTTCTTCGCCCTGCTGTCGATCGCGCCGGTGCTGGTCACGGCGGTGTCGGTCTACGCCGCGATCAACACCCCGCAGGAGGCGCTGGCACAGCTCTCGGACGTCGTGCGGATGCTGCCGGAGGAGCTGCGGCCGCTGGTCGAGGACCAGCTCACCACGATCACGACCGCCTCGGGCCAAGTGCTCACCGTCCGCGGGATCACCGGTCTGGTCGTCGCCCTGTGGACGGCGACCACCGCGGCCACGTACCTGATCGACGCCCTGACGCTGGCCTACCACGAGACGGAGACCCGGCGCTTCCTCCGGCGCATGGGCCTCGGTGCCCTCTTCGTGCTGGGCGGCGCGCTGCTGGTCGGCGCCGTCCTCGCCGCCGCCGACCTCGTCTCCGAGTGGGTGGACGCCGCACCCGGGCCGGTCCGCGCCGCGGCGCCCGTGCTCACCTGGCTGGTCCTCGGCACGGTGATGGCCGGGGCCCTCGACGTCCTGTACCGCTTCGCCCCCGACCGCGCCCAAGCGCGCTGGCGGTGGATCACGCCGGGCGGGGTCGTGGCCACGCTGCTGTGGCTGGGCACGTCGGCGGCGCTGTTCGCCTACGTGCAGACGCTGGGCAGCTACGAGACGACGTACGGATCGCTGGCCGGGGTGGCGATCAGCATGTTCTGGCTCTGGCTCACCGTGTTCCAGGTGCTCCTCGGTGCGGCGGTGAACGCCGAGACCGAGCGCCAGACGGTCCGGGACTCCACCGTGGGGCCGGAGCGCCCCCGGGGCGAGCGGGGAGCGGTGGTGGCCGACAGCGCCCCGCCCTATCCCGGCGACCCGTCCTGA
- a CDS encoding HAD-IC family P-type ATPase: protein MGLLRRIERARDAVGTAARLTATGASLALGPAVLTAGLLEESTRFTARTVRSAAGVAKDVATKVALEGSRAVGTVVTGADPFPDGHVRGLVDVARGMLEPPLARTTRRVFRDRGHVQVEIAAPPAEDRPEVRRALRRHLERLEGVQWATVNDVVGRVLVAVDDRRVSVEDVVGVVTAVEQARGGRQVFPQREDHPADLEPLLAALATAAVDTAAVAVAAVAKVLPVPALTRHITLAIALLDSQQWIKDALESRIGPIGTDLAFSGTSALLHALTQSPTVPALNAATALQQAFEARARRQVWQRREDELCRPEPEDDATEPLPPPGARPQALPAGPIETYRSRLGPTELAAALTLLPLTRRPGRSADMLKALTPKAAYQGREAFAASLGLLLCRQGVLPMDGSAFRRLDRIDTVVVDSAALGTGPPTVIDATADADGWDVADVWTTATRLLDTEDGDDGPPDGGPRRRLGPARTSPDVPGGELRTVLEGRRRVGVVTVAAELDPHAEALLTAAAEAGHRLVLTASVGTREISQAADEVAPDDEPLLDTVRRLQADGHGVLLVSAVDGPALIASDVAVAPVLPGRAPAWGADLVTGPGLADACRIVAATKAARAVSRRSVETALTANVLGGLLAAVGSAAYGQRKATAPGKTATVWTMAAGTVSAVRAAGRPAPPPSVHTPWHALDPEDVQRRLAELPEEPEPATTGVLAPFRRAAGHPVVRWPVRFARTVGAELSDPLTPVLATGAAATAMLGESTDAILVGSVTVANALLSGVQRLRAETALESLLLEQDVTVHRATRGGREDVCGADLRVGDVLLVESGDVLAADARLLEAVDLEVDESNLTGESLSVAKSVPATPGADVADRTCMLFDGTTVVAGRGRAVVVAVGSATQAGRATRAAGGAAPPAGVQARLGELTSSVLPLTLAGGGAVTALGVLWGRPLREAVRSGLAVAVAAVPEGLPLVATVAQQSAARRLSRRGAVVRRARVLEALGRVDTVCFDKTGTLTENRLRVARLVPIDDSLGEDELLRLTASATASGEEDAHETDRAVVEAATERGVAAGEDPAGGLPFAAERGFSAAVRNGRLVVKGAPEVVLRRCGDAGDVRARVQELAGEGLRVLAVADRAVDGCPDDLEEAAQGLTLRGLVALADTVRESSAAAVEQLVAAGIRVLIATGDHPETASAIAAKAGVPGADRVVTGAQLARASDKERQRLVQEAAVFARLSPEQKVSLVAALRRAGATLAMTGDGVNDAAAIRLADVGVGVAGAESPAARTAADLVLTDVDLTRLVDAVAEGRAMWARVRDAVSVLVGGNAGEVAFTVLGTAFGGRAPLGTRQLLLVNLLTDMFPALAVAVSTPRAAAAEHSGGPLAGHALEAVLLGGPQRGFAREVRRMVLVRGAATTAGATGAWAVGRLTGFRGRAGTMGLAALITTQLGQTAWAAGAARWYW from the coding sequence ATGGGTCTGCTCCGCCGCATCGAGCGCGCTCGGGACGCGGTCGGGACGGCCGCCCGTCTCACCGCGACCGGCGCGTCGCTGGCTCTCGGCCCGGCTGTCCTGACCGCGGGGCTGCTCGAGGAGTCGACGCGCTTCACCGCTCGGACCGTCCGGTCCGCCGCGGGCGTCGCGAAGGACGTCGCGACGAAGGTGGCCCTCGAGGGGTCCCGTGCGGTCGGCACCGTGGTCACCGGCGCGGATCCCTTTCCCGACGGGCACGTCCGCGGCCTGGTCGACGTGGCGCGCGGCATGCTCGAACCGCCGCTGGCCAGGACCACCCGCCGCGTGTTCCGCGACAGGGGACACGTGCAGGTCGAGATCGCCGCCCCGCCCGCGGAGGACCGACCGGAGGTCCGTCGGGCCCTGCGCCGGCACCTCGAGCGGCTCGAGGGCGTGCAGTGGGCGACGGTGAACGACGTCGTCGGGCGGGTCCTGGTCGCGGTCGACGACCGCCGCGTCAGCGTCGAGGACGTCGTCGGTGTGGTCACGGCCGTCGAGCAGGCCCGCGGTGGCCGGCAGGTCTTCCCGCAGCGCGAGGACCACCCCGCCGACCTCGAACCGCTCCTCGCCGCTCTCGCGACCGCGGCGGTCGACACCGCGGCGGTCGCCGTCGCGGCGGTCGCCAAGGTGCTGCCCGTGCCGGCGCTCACCCGCCACATCACGCTCGCCATCGCGCTGCTGGACTCCCAGCAGTGGATCAAGGACGCCCTCGAGTCGCGGATCGGGCCGATCGGCACCGACCTCGCCTTCTCCGGCACCAGTGCGCTGCTGCACGCGCTCACCCAGAGCCCGACGGTGCCCGCGCTCAACGCCGCCACGGCGCTGCAGCAGGCGTTCGAGGCACGGGCCCGTCGTCAGGTGTGGCAGCGCCGCGAGGACGAGCTCTGCCGGCCCGAGCCCGAGGACGACGCCACCGAGCCGCTTCCCCCGCCCGGTGCGCGCCCGCAGGCGCTGCCCGCCGGGCCGATCGAGACCTACCGCTCGAGGCTGGGCCCGACGGAGCTCGCCGCCGCGCTCACCCTGCTACCGCTCACCCGACGACCGGGCCGCTCGGCCGACATGCTCAAGGCGCTCACCCCCAAGGCGGCCTACCAGGGCCGCGAGGCCTTCGCCGCCTCGCTGGGACTGCTCCTGTGCCGGCAGGGCGTCCTGCCCATGGACGGCTCGGCCTTCCGGCGGCTGGACCGCATCGACACCGTCGTCGTGGACAGCGCCGCGCTGGGCACCGGCCCGCCGACGGTCATCGACGCGACCGCGGACGCCGACGGCTGGGACGTCGCCGACGTCTGGACGACGGCAACGCGCCTGCTCGACACGGAGGACGGCGACGACGGCCCGCCCGACGGCGGGCCCAGACGCCGGCTCGGGCCCGCGCGGACCTCGCCCGACGTGCCCGGCGGCGAGCTGCGCACGGTCCTCGAAGGGCGCCGGCGGGTGGGCGTGGTGACCGTCGCCGCCGAACTGGACCCGCACGCCGAGGCGCTGCTCACCGCGGCCGCGGAGGCCGGGCACCGCCTGGTCCTCACCGCCTCCGTCGGCACCCGGGAGATCTCGCAGGCCGCCGACGAGGTCGCGCCCGACGACGAGCCGCTGCTGGACACGGTGCGGCGGCTGCAGGCCGACGGGCACGGCGTGCTGCTCGTCTCCGCCGTCGACGGGCCGGCCCTGATCGCCTCCGACGTCGCGGTCGCACCGGTGCTGCCCGGCCGGGCCCCCGCGTGGGGAGCGGACCTGGTCACCGGGCCCGGACTGGCCGACGCCTGCCGGATCGTCGCTGCCACCAAGGCCGCGCGGGCGGTCAGCCGCCGGTCGGTGGAGACGGCGCTGACCGCCAACGTGCTGGGTGGCCTGCTCGCCGCCGTCGGCAGCGCCGCGTACGGCCAGCGCAAGGCGACGGCGCCCGGGAAGACGGCGACCGTCTGGACGATGGCGGCGGGCACCGTGTCCGCCGTCCGCGCCGCCGGCCGGCCTGCGCCGCCGCCGTCGGTGCACACGCCGTGGCACGCGCTCGACCCCGAGGACGTGCAGCGCCGGTTGGCCGAGCTGCCCGAGGAGCCGGAGCCGGCGACCACCGGCGTGCTCGCGCCGTTCCGGCGGGCCGCCGGCCATCCCGTCGTCCGCTGGCCGGTGCGGTTCGCGCGCACGGTCGGCGCCGAGCTGTCGGACCCGCTCACCCCGGTGCTCGCCACCGGCGCCGCGGCCACCGCGATGCTGGGCGAGTCCACCGACGCGATCCTCGTCGGCAGCGTCACCGTCGCGAACGCCCTGCTCAGCGGAGTCCAGCGGCTGCGCGCGGAGACGGCGCTGGAGTCGCTGCTGCTCGAGCAGGACGTCACCGTGCACCGGGCGACGCGGGGCGGGCGCGAGGACGTGTGCGGCGCCGACCTGCGGGTCGGCGACGTGCTCCTCGTCGAGTCGGGGGACGTGCTGGCCGCCGATGCCCGGCTCCTGGAGGCCGTGGACCTCGAGGTCGACGAGTCGAACCTGACCGGCGAATCGCTGTCGGTGGCCAAGTCGGTGCCGGCGACTCCGGGCGCGGACGTCGCCGACCGCACCTGCATGCTCTTCGACGGCACCACCGTCGTGGCCGGCCGGGGGCGGGCCGTCGTCGTCGCGGTCGGCAGCGCGACCCAGGCCGGTCGCGCCACCCGAGCCGCGGGAGGAGCGGCCCCGCCGGCCGGCGTGCAGGCGCGGCTCGGCGAGCTGACCAGCTCCGTGCTGCCGCTCACCCTCGCCGGCGGCGGTGCCGTCACCGCGCTCGGCGTCCTCTGGGGCCGCCCGCTGCGCGAGGCGGTCCGGTCCGGCCTGGCGGTCGCCGTCGCCGCAGTGCCGGAGGGTCTGCCGCTGGTGGCCACGGTGGCGCAGCAGTCCGCGGCCCGCCGGCTGTCGCGCCGGGGCGCCGTCGTCCGGCGCGCGCGGGTGCTGGAGGCCCTGGGGCGCGTCGACACCGTGTGCTTCGACAAGACGGGGACGCTCACCGAGAACCGGCTGCGCGTGGCCAGGCTGGTACCGATCGACGACTCGCTCGGCGAGGACGAGCTGCTCCGCCTCACCGCGTCCGCCACCGCTTCGGGCGAGGAGGACGCGCACGAGACCGACCGCGCCGTCGTCGAGGCGGCGACCGAACGCGGAGTCGCCGCCGGGGAGGACCCGGCAGGCGGGCTGCCCTTCGCCGCCGAGCGCGGCTTCTCCGCCGCGGTGCGGAACGGCCGGCTGGTGGTCAAGGGTGCGCCCGAGGTGGTGCTGCGGCGCTGCGGGGACGCCGGCGACGTCCGGGCGCGCGTGCAGGAGCTGGCGGGCGAGGGGCTGCGGGTGCTCGCCGTCGCCGACCGCGCGGTCGACGGCTGCCCCGACGACCTCGAGGAGGCAGCGCAGGGCCTCACGCTGCGCGGCCTGGTGGCGCTCGCCGACACGGTGCGGGAGTCGTCGGCCGCCGCCGTCGAGCAGCTGGTCGCGGCCGGCATCCGGGTGCTGATCGCGACCGGCGACCACCCCGAGACGGCCAGCGCCATCGCGGCGAAGGCGGGGGTGCCGGGTGCCGACCGGGTGGTCACCGGCGCACAGCTGGCCCGTGCGTCGGACAAGGAGCGCCAGCGGCTGGTGCAGGAGGCGGCGGTGTTCGCGCGGCTGTCGCCGGAGCAGAAGGTGTCGCTGGTCGCGGCGCTGCGCCGCGCCGGGGCGACGCTGGCCATGACCGGCGACGGTGTGAACGACGCGGCCGCCATCCGGTTGGCCGACGTGGGGGTCGGCGTCGCCGGCGCCGAGTCGCCGGCCGCCCGGACGGCGGCCGACCTGGTGCTCACCGATGTCGACCTGACCCGGCTGGTCGACGCGGTCGCCGAGGGCCGGGCCATGTGGGCGCGGGTACGGGACGCGGTGTCGGTGCTGGTCGGCGGCAACGCCGGCGAGGTGGCCTTCACCGTGCTCGGCACTGCGTTCGGTGGCCGGGCACCGCTGGGCACGCGTCAGTTGTTACTGGTCAACCTGCTGACCGACATGTTTCCCGCGCTGGCCGTGGCCGTCTCGACACCGCGAGCTGCTGCCGCGGAGCACTCGGGCGGCCCCCTCGCCGGCCATGCGCTGGAGGCCGTCCTGCTGGGCGGACCGCAGCGCGGGTTCGCCCGGGAGGTGCGCCGCATGGTGCTGGTGCGCGGTGCCGCGACCACCGCCGGTGCGACCGGCGCCTGGGCGGTCGGCCGGCTCACCGGGTTCCGCGGGCGCGCAGGCACCATGGGGCTGGCCGCGCTGATCACCACCCAGCTCGGGCAGACCGCCTGGGCGGCCGGCGCAGCCCGCTGGTACTGGTGA
- a CDS encoding cation transporting ATPase C-terminal domain-containing protein, translated as MTVAGSLVALAAVVQTPGISRFFGCTPLDPIAWLVVLGSAAAGTAGAELVPGLVERLRK; from the coding sequence GTGACCGTCGCCGGTTCGCTGGTCGCTCTCGCCGCCGTGGTGCAGACGCCGGGGATCAGCCGGTTCTTCGGCTGCACGCCGCTCGACCCGATCGCCTGGCTGGTCGTCCTGGGCTCGGCGGCCGCCGGCACGGCCGGCGCCGAGCTGGTCCCGGGTCTGGTCGAGCGGCTGCGGAAGTGA
- a CDS encoding DUF6186 family protein, with protein sequence MSATRVSSVVLLVLLVAALALELTARRGRHVATAGETLGAVMRSGPGRVAVLLTWVWLGVHFLAR encoded by the coding sequence GTGAGCGCCACGAGGGTCAGCTCCGTCGTCCTGCTGGTCCTCCTCGTGGCCGCGCTGGCCCTCGAGCTGACGGCCCGACGGGGCCGGCACGTGGCGACCGCCGGGGAGACGCTCGGTGCCGTCATGCGCAGCGGCCCGGGGCGCGTGGCCGTCCTGCTGACGTGGGTGTGGCTCGGCGTCCACTTCCTCGCCCGGTAG